One Rhodovulum sp. P5 DNA window includes the following coding sequences:
- a CDS encoding lipase family protein produces the protein MLVFRGTRFDSGRDWLSNATMGLSPGPAGLVSHMGFTKVYESILPDVEEAMKKVGRVTSLHVLGHSLGGALATLFAAHYKAAGVPDVRLYTFGAPRTVTTLSNAALTTKLGPTTSAACIRAATRCR, from the coding sequence ATCCTTGTCTTTCGCGGCACCCGGTTCGACAGCGGCCGGGATTGGCTGAGCAATGCCACCATGGGCCTGTCGCCCGGCCCGGCCGGTCTGGTCAGCCATATGGGCTTTACCAAGGTCTATGAGAGCATCCTTCCCGATGTCGAAGAGGCGATGAAGAAGGTCGGCCGGGTCACGAGCCTTCATGTGCTCGGCCATTCGCTTGGCGGCGCGCTGGCCACGCTTTTCGCCGCGCATTACAAGGCAGCCGGTGTGCCCGATGTGCGTCTTTACACGTTTGGTGCGCCGCGCACGGTGACCACCTTGTCGAATGCGGCCCTGACGACGAAACTTGGGCCGACAACATCCGCCGCGTGTATTCGCGCTGCGACCCGGTGCCGATGA